The following coding sequences lie in one [Chlorobium] sp. 445 genomic window:
- a CDS encoding 4-hydroxy-3-methylbut-2-en-1-yl diphosphate synthase: PVNEVYFGFELVKKYNDKLWVHADTLSDFAKSFILPKAEEPPFTPFEFNRRPSQKIVVGNLDVGGDAVPRVELEVKASLSNVEKVRDEIIFSAKPFLRDGAKSEFTSITTDCIDDVKAIQAALNEKFVAPILSVSVSQMLTAKALVNSVDKIRLNIKRGDVPFEKEGLQHLVGRAAIEFSFVKTDETDTAIAEILTRLAEKCRAVGLERAMFSIQAKDIIYPYRRLAQAFKKAQITFPIVLRYDARHVQPTNNPHAKIPDSTIDASTLCTVAVQLGTLLCDGIGDAVALCSNLLRGDELNLVYNILQATRYRMTKTEFISCPSCGRTLFDLEEVTAKIKARTAHLKGLKIGIMGCIVNGPGEMADADFGYVGTGVGEISLYVGKEVVERHIPEAEAVDRLVELIKRHGKWQEPEASLAEETQS, translated from the coding sequence TCCTGTCAATGAAGTGTATTTCGGTTTTGAATTGGTCAAGAAATACAACGACAAACTTTGGGTTCACGCCGATACACTTAGCGACTTTGCAAAGAGTTTTATTTTGCCTAAAGCTGAAGAGCCACCATTCACGCCGTTTGAGTTTAATCGCCGTCCATCGCAAAAAATCGTGGTTGGAAACTTAGACGTCGGTGGCGATGCAGTTCCGCGCGTCGAGTTGGAGGTCAAAGCGTCGCTTTCTAATGTTGAGAAAGTTCGCGACGAAATCATCTTTTCGGCAAAGCCTTTTCTTCGAGATGGCGCCAAATCGGAATTTACTTCTATCACTACCGACTGCATTGACGATGTCAAAGCGATTCAAGCCGCACTGAATGAAAAATTTGTTGCGCCGATTTTGTCTGTCTCCGTTAGCCAGATGCTTACAGCAAAGGCTTTGGTTAATTCGGTCGACAAAATTCGCTTGAACATCAAGCGTGGCGATGTGCCCTTTGAGAAAGAGGGCTTGCAGCATCTTGTCGGGCGCGCTGCCATTGAGTTTTCGTTTGTCAAAACTGATGAAACCGATACAGCAATCGCCGAAATTCTCACGCGCCTTGCTGAAAAGTGCCGTGCGGTTGGACTCGAGCGCGCCATGTTTTCGATTCAAGCCAAGGACATCATTTATCCTTATCGGCGTTTAGCGCAAGCCTTCAAAAAAGCACAGATAACATTTCCGATTGTGCTTCGCTACGACGCACGCCATGTTCAACCGACGAACAATCCACACGCTAAAATTCCTGACTCAACCATTGACGCTTCAACGCTCTGCACCGTCGCTGTTCAACTTGGCACGCTCTTGTGCGATGGCATTGGCGATGCGGTCGCGCTTTGCTCAAATCTCTTGCGCGGCGATGAATTGAACTTGGTCTACAACATTTTGCAAGCCACACGCTACCGCATGACCAAAACCGAGTTCATCTCTTGCCCATCTTGCGGCAGAACACTCTTTGACCTCGAGGAAGTTACAGCGAAAATCAAAGCCAGAACAGCGCACTTGAAAGGCTTGAAAATTGGCATTATGGGCTGCATTGTCAATGGTCCAGGCGAAATGGCCGATGCCGATTTCGGCTATGTTGGCACAGGCGTCGGTGAGATTAGTCTTTATGTTGGCAAGGAGGTTGTTGAGCGCCATATTCCCGAAGCCGAAGCTGTTGACCGCCTCGTTGAACTCATCAAGCGCCATGGTAAGTGGCAAGAGCCAGAGGCATCACTTGCTGAAGAGACGCAATCTTAA
- a CDS encoding mechanosensitive ion channel protein MscS: MMDFIQSWLVSAGVPYAETLTLVLGITFLLIACYVSHVISRRILLVWIHSIAQASKASWDDVLLEQKTFDRLAHLAPAIVLQLCAPIFFPNSPDIVSFLSRINDFYVIWVVVAVVFSILNAVGQLYLLSPKAAKEFPIKVIIQVFQIVAVFVGAIFGLAILLNESPLVLLSGLGAITAVLLIIFRDALLGFTAGIQIATNRLVAVGDWIAMPKYDADGTVTEIALTTVRVQNWDNTFTIIPTYALISDSFKNWRSVFEMGARRIKRSINIDIHSVKFLDESAIERFSKIKYIADYIEQRRAEAIYEGGTGLVDERRITNLGAFRAYVFNYIKNHPKIHKAMTFNVRHLQPTENGIPIEIWAFTTETPFVNYENVQAEIFNHIIAIVPEFELRIFQRPTGYDMRQMYVPNGESVAALPPTSNTN, encoded by the coding sequence ATGATGGATTTCATTCAATCGTGGCTTGTATCTGCTGGTGTGCCCTATGCTGAGACGCTTACGCTTGTGCTTGGCATCACCTTTCTGCTAATTGCATGCTACGTTTCGCATGTTATCTCACGCCGCATCTTGCTTGTGTGGATTCACAGCATTGCGCAGGCAAGCAAAGCCAGTTGGGACGATGTGCTTTTGGAGCAAAAAACCTTTGACCGCTTGGCACATCTTGCGCCAGCAATCGTGCTGCAACTTTGTGCCCCGATTTTCTTTCCTAATTCGCCTGACATCGTCTCCTTTCTTTCACGCATTAATGATTTTTACGTCATCTGGGTTGTTGTTGCTGTAGTTTTCTCGATCTTGAATGCGGTGGGACAGCTCTATTTGCTTTCTCCGAAAGCTGCGAAGGAATTTCCTATCAAGGTCATTATCCAAGTTTTTCAGATTGTCGCTGTCTTTGTTGGTGCAATTTTTGGTTTGGCTATTCTTCTCAATGAATCGCCGCTGGTCTTGCTTTCAGGGTTAGGCGCCATTACCGCCGTGCTGCTAATCATCTTTCGTGATGCGCTTTTGGGTTTTACTGCTGGTATTCAAATTGCAACCAACCGTTTGGTTGCAGTCGGGGACTGGATTGCCATGCCGAAATATGATGCTGACGGCACAGTTACAGAAATCGCCCTCACCACTGTGCGTGTCCAGAATTGGGATAATACATTTACGATTATTCCCACTTATGCTCTTATTAGCGACTCATTTAAGAACTGGCGTTCGGTCTTTGAGATGGGCGCTCGACGCATCAAACGCTCCATTAACATTGACATCCATTCCGTGAAATTTCTTGATGAATCAGCCATAGAGCGCTTTTCGAAAATTAAATACATTGCCGATTACATCGAGCAGCGACGCGCAGAGGCAATTTACGAAGGTGGAACAGGCTTAGTCGATGAGCGGCGCATCACGAATCTGGGGGCGTTTCGCGCGTATGTCTTTAACTACATCAAAAATCATCCCAAGATTCACAAAGCCATGACCTTCAACGTGCGGCACCTGCAACCGACGGAGAATGGCATTCCCATTGAAATTTGGGCTTTTACCACAGAAACGCCTTTTGTGAATTATGAGAATGTACAAGCCGAAATTTTTAACCATATCATCGCTATTGTCCCTGAATTTGAACTCCGAATCTTCCAGCGTCCGACAGGCTACGATATGCGCCAGATGTATGTGCCAAACGGTGAGAGTGTCGCGGCATTACCACCTACTTCGAACACCAACTAG
- a CDS encoding UDP-N-acetyl-D-glucosamine dehydrogenase: MSLKEKLESKSAVIGVVGLGYVGLPLAVEFARKGFKTIGIDLDKRKVESIAAAKNYIQDIKEEDFQDAIKQGFKATDNYDCIGSCDVIYICVPTPFTPNKEPDISFITSASESIAKHLRKEQLIILKSTTFPNTTEGYVQPILERTGLKVGVDFYLAFSPERIDPGNTKWHTGNTPIVVGGVTARCTELARLANQQIIAHVHTVSSPKVAEMEKLLENIFRSVNIALVNEMAMLCDRMGGINIWEVVEAAATKPFGFMPFYPGPGIGGHCILIDPYYLAWLAREYDFQTKFITLAAETNEHMPFYVRDMIMKEIARLPVTVESANYLFLGVAFKKNVDDIRHSPAIKIIELLQREGAKHIHYCDPYVPHFREHGIANTVIEMHASPFTKATLNAADIVIITTDHSAFDYEMIVRECKHIIDTRNALKSVKHHHAHVVLLGDGK, encoded by the coding sequence ATGTCGCTTAAAGAAAAATTAGAAAGCAAATCCGCCGTTATTGGTGTCGTCGGCTTAGGCTATGTTGGCTTGCCACTTGCTGTCGAGTTTGCTCGCAAAGGCTTTAAAACCATCGGAATTGATTTAGATAAACGCAAAGTCGAGTCTATTGCTGCAGCAAAAAACTACATTCAGGATATTAAGGAAGAAGACTTTCAAGACGCAATCAAACAGGGCTTCAAGGCTACAGACAATTACGACTGCATCGGTTCGTGCGATGTAATCTATATCTGTGTGCCCACACCTTTTACGCCGAATAAAGAGCCAGATATTTCGTTTATTACTTCCGCCTCGGAGTCAATTGCTAAACATCTGCGAAAAGAGCAGCTTATCATTCTCAAATCCACAACCTTTCCCAATACCACGGAAGGCTATGTGCAACCGATTTTAGAGCGCACGGGCTTGAAAGTTGGCGTTGATTTTTATTTGGCTTTCTCGCCTGAACGTATTGACCCCGGCAATACCAAATGGCACACTGGCAATACGCCAATTGTTGTCGGCGGCGTTACAGCACGGTGTACAGAACTTGCGAGGCTGGCAAATCAGCAAATCATTGCACACGTGCACACCGTCTCCTCACCGAAGGTTGCGGAAATGGAAAAACTCTTAGAAAACATCTTCCGCAGCGTCAACATCGCACTCGTCAATGAAATGGCAATGCTTTGCGACCGCATGGGTGGCATTAACATCTGGGAAGTTGTAGAAGCAGCTGCCACTAAACCGTTTGGATTTATGCCGTTCTATCCCGGTCCCGGCATTGGTGGTCATTGCATCCTGATTGATCCCTACTACCTTGCTTGGCTTGCGCGTGAGTATGACTTTCAGACCAAATTCATCACACTGGCAGCTGAGACCAACGAGCATATGCCGTTTTATGTGCGCGATATGATCATGAAGGAAATTGCGCGTCTGCCGGTTACTGTGGAGAGTGCAAACTACCTTTTTTTAGGTGTTGCTTTCAAAAAAAATGTCGATGACATTCGCCATTCTCCTGCCATCAAGATCATTGAGCTCTTGCAACGTGAAGGCGCAAAGCATATTCACTACTGTGACCCATATGTGCCGCATTTTCGCGAACATGGAATTGCTAATACGGTTATCGAAATGCACGCTTCGCCTTTCACCAAAGCTACATTAAATGCCGCCGATATCGTCATTATCACGACCGATCATTCAGCGTTCGACTATGAGATGATTGTACGCGAATGCAAGCATATCATTGACACACGCAACGCCTTGAAGTCTGTCAAGCATCACCATGCGCATGTTGTGCTACTTGGCGATGGTAAGTGA